From the genome of Phycicoccus duodecadis:
GGTGGGGGGCTCGGCGAGCACCGACGGCGGGGCCGGGATGCTGAGCGCGCTGGGCGCCCGGGTGCTCGATGACGCGGGGGCGGAGGTGCCCGACGGGGGCGCGGCACTGGAGCGGGTGGCGCGCCTCGACCCCTCGGCGCTCGACCCGAGGCTGCGTGCCGTCGACCTCGTCCTCGCCGCCGACGTCACCAACCCGCTGCTGGGGCCGCGGGGCGCCGCCGCCGTGTTCGGCCCGCAGAAGGGGGCCGGGCCGGGCGACGTGCGCCGGCTCGAGGCCGGGTTGGCGACGTGGGCCGAGGTCGTCGGCGGCGGCTGGGCCGAGCAGCCCGGGGCGGGGGCCGCCGGGGGCGTGGGCTTCGCGCTGATGGCGGTGCTCGGGGCGCAGCGCCGCCCGGGGGTCGACGTGGTGCTCGACCTGGCGAGCGCCGACGACCTGCTGGCGGGAGCCGACCTCGTGGTGACCGGCGAGGGGTCGCTCGACGGGCAGACGGCATCCGGCAAGGCGGTCGCGGGGGTCGCCCGCCGGGCCCGCGCGGCGGGGGTACCTGTGGTGGCCGTCTGCGGGCGGAACCGCCTGTCCGACAGTGAGACGCACGGTCTCGGGCTCGACGTCGCCTACGCGTTGAGCGATCTCGAGCCCGACCCGGCCCGCTCGATGGCCGACGCCGCCGCCCTGCTGCGGCTCGTCGGTGCCCGCATCGCCCGCGAGGGCCTCAGCCGCGCACCGGGGTGAGGGGGTCGCGCCCGGCCAGCACCGCCAGCACGTTGTCGGCGGCGAGGTCGGCCATGGCGGTGCGCGTATCGATGGTCGCCGAGCCGACGTGCGGCAGCAGCACCACGTCGTCGCGCGTCAGCAGCCCCGGGTGCACGTGGGGCTCGTCCTCGTAGACGTCGAGCCCGGCCCCGGCGATCGTGCCGGCCTCGAGCGCGGCCACCAGGGCGGCCTCGTCGACCACGGGCCCGCGGGCCGTGTTGACCAGGTAGGCCGTGGGCTTCATCCGGGCGAGCGCGTCGGCGTCGACCAGGTGTCGGGTCTGCGGGCCGAGCGGTGCGTGCACCGAGACGACGTCGGACTCGGCCAGGAGGGTGTCGAGGTCGACGACGCGTGCCCCCAGCTCGGCGACGACGCCCGGGTCGGGGGCCGAGCGCCCCGAGAGCAGGACGTCCATGCCGAAGGCCCGGGCCCGGCGTGCGGTCGCCAGCCCGATGGCGCCGGAGCCGATGATGCCGATCGTCCTGCCCTGCACCGAGACGCCGATGAGGTGGAAGATCCCCCACGTCCAGGGGCGCCCGGTACGGACCTCGCGCTCGGCCTCGCCCAGGCGCCGCGTGGCCATCAGCACCAGCGCGAAGGCGATGTCGGCGGTGGCGTCGGTGAGCACGCCGGGGGTGTTCGTGACCACCACGCCCCGCTCGCGGCAGGCGGCGACGTCGACGTTGTCGTAGCCGACCGCGACGTTGGCCACGACCTTCAGCTGGGGGCCGACGGCGTCGAGGAAGGTTTCGTCGACCCGCTGGCTCAGGGTGACGACGACGGCGTCGGCCCCGGCGAGCAGCATCGGCAGCTCCCCGGGCGGCACCGAGGAGTCCTCGTCGCGGTACCGCACGTCGTGCTCGGCGCGCAGCCGCTCGACGGCGTCCCCGGGCAGGGTGCTGAGCACCACGACCCCGGCCCGGCCGGTGGCGGCGGGGCTCATCGGGTGAGCTCGCTCGGGTCGGCGCCGGCCCGGCGGGCGAGCTTGTCGGCCTGGCCGTTCATCATCCGGTCGTAGAGGGGGCGGGCGAAGCGCTTGCCGAAGTACGCCTGGCGCCCCATCCGGTCGGTCAGGATGATCGGCTTCCTCCGGTCGATGCCGTCGAGGACGATGCGGGCGACGTCGTCGGCGCCGACCCCCGCCTGCGTGATGAGGCGGACCCCGGCCTCCTGCATGGCGGTGTCCTTGCCGGCGAACGACTGGTGCAGGTTGGTGCGGAAGAACGCGGGGCAGACGACCGAGACGTCGATGCCCCACGGCTTCAGCTCGAAGCCGAGGGTCTCGCTGAGGGCGACCACCCCGGCCTTGGTGGCGTTGTAGCTCGACATGCCGGGGCCGTGGACCAGGCCGGCGAGCGAGGCGACGTTGACGATGTGGCCGCTGCGCTGCTCCTTGAGCAGGGGCGTGAAGGTGTGGCAGCCGCGGGCCGGGCCGAGCAGGTTGATGTCGACCACCCGCTCCCAGTCGGCCATCGCCTCGATCTCGATGCGCCCCCCGGTGGCCACGCCGGCGTTGTTGACGAGCAGGTCGAGGCCGCCCCAGGTCTCGCGGACGTGGGCCAGGGCGGCGTCCCAGTCCTGCTGGCTGCGCACGTCGAGGGTCAGGTAGTCGGCGCCGGCCGGGATGCTGTCGGGCCGCTCGGGGGCCAGGTCGGCGGCGATGACCCGGTCACCGCGCGCGACGAGCAGGGCGACGAGGGCGCGCCCGAGGCCGGAGGCGCCACCGGTGACGAGCGCCCGACGGGGGCCGGGGGGAGGGGTCATGGACCGACCCTAGCCGCGGGGACCCGTCAGGCCGGCGGCGCTGTCGGAGTGGCTTCGGGCACCGGCTCGTGCACCGGCTCGAGCACTGGCTCCAGGGTCACCGGCACGCCGTTGAGGACCGCGTTGCCCGAGAGCGGCTCGGTGACGGACGGGTCGGTGAGGTCGTTCATCGACACCCCGGGGACCGCGGTGGCCCGGCGCAGCCGCACCCCGTCGCGTCGGTGCCCGTAGCCGTGCGGCAGCGAGACGACCCCGCGCATCAGGTCCTCCGACGCGGCCACCTCGACCTCGACCGCCCCGACGGCCGAGCGCACCCGCACGGTGGCGCCGTCGGTGATGCCGCGCACGGCCAGGTCGTCGGGATGCGCCAGCAGGGCGTGCCGGGCCCGGCCCTTCGTGAGCAGCGCCGAGTTGTGCAGCCAGGAGTTGTTGTCGCGCTGGTGGCGACGGCCGACCAGCAGCAGCTCGTCGGCGTCGCGCTCGCGTTCGGCCGAGGCCAGGACACGCGGCAGGTCGTCGAGCACCAGCGGCACGGCGAGGTCGACCCGGCGGTCGCGCGTCGCGAGCCGCTCGGGGAGACGCGGCCGCAGCGGCCCGAGGTCGAGACCGCCCGGGCCGGCCTGCTTCAGCTTCCGGACCGACAGGCCCGCACCGCTGGTGCGCAGGAGCAGGTCGAGCTGGCGGGTCGGCGAGGTGCGCAGCCGGGCGGTCGCCTCCAGGGCCGAGCGCGACCAGCGTCCGAACAGGCTGCGGCTGCGCACCGCGAGGTAGGCGGCCCCGAGGTCGCGTGCGATCTCCCAGTCGTGCCGCCCGCCAGGGTCCTTGGGC
Proteins encoded in this window:
- a CDS encoding 2-hydroxyacid dehydrogenase, yielding MSPAATGRAGVVVLSTLPGDAVERLRAEHDVRYRDEDSSVPPGELPMLLAGADAVVVTLSQRVDETFLDAVGPQLKVVANVAVGYDNVDVAACRERGVVVTNTPGVLTDATADIAFALVLMATRRLGEAEREVRTGRPWTWGIFHLIGVSVQGRTIGIIGSGAIGLATARRARAFGMDVLLSGRSAPDPGVVAELGARVVDLDTLLAESDVVSVHAPLGPQTRHLVDADALARMKPTAYLVNTARGPVVDEAALVAALEAGTIAGAGLDVYEDEPHVHPGLLTRDDVVLLPHVGSATIDTRTAMADLAADNVLAVLAGRDPLTPVRG
- a CDS encoding glycerate kinase, whose amino-acid sequence is MTAPVPMPRAGRVVVASDSFKGSLTSAQVGAAVRAGILDVVPDAVVTVVPVADGGEGTVAAALATGYEPVAATVHGPTGELHTTTLAWHQGAGTAVVELADACGLGRLAGGVAAPLTASSRGLGDALRAALGLGPRLLVVGVGGSASTDGGAGMLSALGARVLDDAGAEVPDGGAALERVARLDPSALDPRLRAVDLVLAADVTNPLLGPRGAAAVFGPQKGAGPGDVRRLEAGLATWAEVVGGGWAEQPGAGAAGGVGFALMAVLGAQRRPGVDVVLDLASADDLLAGADLVVTGEGSLDGQTASGKAVAGVARRARAAGVPVVAVCGRNRLSDSETHGLGLDVAYALSDLEPDPARSMADAAALLRLVGARIAREGLSRAPG
- a CDS encoding SDR family NAD(P)-dependent oxidoreductase; translation: MTPPPGPRRALVTGGASGLGRALVALLVARGDRVIAADLAPERPDSIPAGADYLTLDVRSQQDWDAALAHVRETWGGLDLLVNNAGVATGGRIEIEAMADWERVVDINLLGPARGCHTFTPLLKEQRSGHIVNVASLAGLVHGPGMSSYNATKAGVVALSETLGFELKPWGIDVSVVCPAFFRTNLHQSFAGKDTAMQEAGVRLITQAGVGADDVARIVLDGIDRRKPIILTDRMGRQAYFGKRFARPLYDRMMNGQADKLARRAGADPSELTR